One window of Flavobacteriales bacterium genomic DNA carries:
- a CDS encoding T9SS type A sorting domain-containing protein, translating to MQRLILLLLGASFGLLCQAQNPARLVFNSAATTVNNHPFVVFNPDNDPATNPGTYLVIDNSNANAITLVGVVTADVPIIKSETEVNKIRWATGAAIGTYIVPFSTGTTTAGVAMPLTVQKTTAGTGAGSLIFSTYNSLGKTTGSPVATGWNNNNYRPSDVTHMLDEPTGLANNSKNAIDRFWIIDAGEGSFAYTAKPAVNITFGFDPSESDINGVTGNNPVLNSISNTNLVAQRFNSLIGFWYDILPMGTQTSTKQVSGVIPPTPASFFRSWTLSNTLQPLPITLVEWDGQCEDRVVKLTWTTASEQDNHLFTIEKSRDASEWAAIGTVPGAGNSSSMISYSFTDDGAQGLAYYRLRQTDINGTNTVSNVIAAGCGTDNGIAIVNAWDDGDYLNLVVSSTLDAVYDLTLMDAQGKLMTTRASQVINTGSTTLRVDKRGIATGIYMVQLLNSTNVMSRRVHLD from the coding sequence ATGCAACGACTCATACTCCTGCTTTTAGGTGCTTCCTTCGGCCTGCTCTGCCAAGCACAAAATCCGGCACGGCTCGTTTTCAATAGCGCCGCCACCACCGTGAACAATCATCCGTTCGTGGTCTTCAACCCGGACAATGACCCGGCCACGAACCCCGGCACTTACTTGGTGATCGACAACTCCAATGCGAATGCCATCACGCTGGTGGGAGTGGTCACCGCCGATGTCCCGATCATTAAAAGCGAGACGGAGGTGAACAAGATCCGCTGGGCCACGGGGGCGGCTATCGGTACGTACATCGTGCCCTTCTCCACCGGCACCACCACGGCGGGCGTGGCCATGCCCCTCACGGTGCAAAAGACCACGGCAGGCACCGGCGCGGGTTCACTCATCTTCTCCACCTACAACAGCTTGGGCAAAACGACCGGCTCTCCAGTGGCCACCGGTTGGAACAATAACAACTACCGGCCTTCGGACGTCACGCATATGCTGGATGAACCCACGGGGTTGGCGAACAATTCCAAGAATGCGATCGACCGCTTTTGGATCATCGATGCTGGGGAAGGCAGCTTTGCCTACACCGCCAAACCGGCGGTGAACATCACCTTTGGATTTGATCCGAGTGAGTCCGATATCAACGGAGTCACCGGAAACAACCCTGTGCTCAATTCCATCAGCAATACCAACTTGGTGGCTCAACGGTTCAATTCGTTAATAGGCTTCTGGTATGATATCCTGCCCATGGGCACTCAAACATCCACAAAACAGGTTTCCGGCGTAATCCCTCCCACCCCAGCATCCTTTTTCCGTAGCTGGACCTTGTCGAACACCTTACAACCACTGCCCATCACCTTGGTGGAATGGGACGGCCAATGCGAAGACAGGGTGGTTAAATTGACTTGGACCACGGCCTCCGAGCAGGACAACCACCTCTTCACTATCGAGAAAAGCCGCGATGCCAGTGAATGGGCCGCCATCGGCACCGTGCCCGGGGCAGGCAACAGCAGCAGCATGATCAGCTATTCCTTCACCGATGACGGCGCACAGGGCCTCGCCTACTACCGCCTGCGCCAAACGGATATCAACGGCACCAACACAGTAAGCAATGTGATCGCGGCCGGTTGCGGCACGGATAACGGCATCGCCATCGTGAATGCTTGGGATGACGGAGACTACCTGAACCTCGTGGTCTCGTCCACCTTGGACGCCGTCTACGACCTCACGCTGATGGACGCGCAAGGCAAGTTGATGACCACCCGCGCCTCTCAGGTGATCAACACCGGCTCCACCACATTACGGGTGGACAAGCGCGGCATCGCCACCGGGATCTATATGGTGCAGTTGCTGAACAGCACCAACGTGATGTCACGAAGGGTGCATTTGGATTGA
- the lnt gene encoding apolipoprotein N-acyltransferase, with protein MRHRPFYLRCALLTGVLLALAWPAVGHLTPLIFVAWVPLLWAEERYARSPKGERPRNFMPYVMLALLVWNLATTWWLFCVSEPTGTRLFTLIGPNVGNMLLMSVPWLLFRVARRGLGGPGARWALLVFWVAFERFHMHWDLSWPWLTLGNVFAAHTTWVQWYEITGHLGGTIWVWAANILVLEVALKGAGKGRRLISGPAMRAFLVIAVPLVFSLLRYATFKEQGVPVGVVLVQPDIDPYTEKFGAVDPLAQLERMLAQAAPLVDSTTALVVMPETALQEPPILENVNGRLVFHGLWENDMGNSISLQRIRDFLQDHPGTSLISGMAAARLYPSGAPHPFSARLLEGMDRAYDAYNAALMVRSDGSFEVYNKSKLVPGVELMPFEEVLGPLSDLALDLGGTTGSLGTQEERSVIWSTDKRVGVAPTICYESIYGDHVAAHVHNGANLIVVMTNDGWWGDTPGYKQHLLYGKLRAVETRRDVARCANTGISCIIDQRGDMHHETAWWVKATVRASVHTRSDLTFYVKHGDYIGKGAYGVSVLLLVLAGGMMLRGRRES; from the coding sequence ATGCGGCACCGCCCCTTCTACCTCCGCTGCGCTCTCCTTACCGGCGTGCTTCTGGCCTTGGCCTGGCCTGCGGTCGGCCACCTCACACCGCTGATCTTCGTGGCGTGGGTCCCGTTGCTCTGGGCGGAGGAACGCTATGCCCGAAGCCCGAAAGGTGAACGGCCAAGGAACTTCATGCCCTACGTGATGTTGGCCCTTCTCGTGTGGAACTTGGCCACTACCTGGTGGCTGTTCTGTGTAAGCGAACCCACCGGGACCCGGCTCTTCACCCTCATCGGGCCGAACGTGGGCAATATGCTGTTGATGTCCGTGCCATGGCTGTTGTTCCGGGTCGCACGGCGCGGGCTCGGAGGTCCCGGAGCGCGATGGGCCTTGTTGGTCTTTTGGGTCGCGTTTGAGCGCTTCCATATGCACTGGGACCTCAGTTGGCCGTGGCTCACGCTTGGCAACGTGTTCGCCGCGCACACCACCTGGGTGCAGTGGTACGAGATCACTGGGCACCTTGGAGGCACCATCTGGGTGTGGGCCGCTAATATCCTGGTGCTGGAGGTGGCCCTGAAAGGTGCAGGGAAGGGGCGTCGCCTCATCAGCGGGCCTGCAATGCGGGCTTTCCTGGTGATCGCCGTCCCGTTGGTGTTCTCATTGTTGCGCTACGCCACGTTCAAGGAGCAGGGCGTGCCGGTGGGCGTGGTGCTCGTACAGCCGGACATCGACCCCTACACCGAGAAATTCGGCGCGGTTGACCCTTTGGCCCAATTAGAGCGCATGTTGGCGCAGGCAGCGCCCTTGGTGGACAGCACAACGGCCTTGGTGGTGATGCCGGAGACCGCCTTGCAGGAACCGCCCATACTGGAGAACGTGAACGGGCGCTTGGTATTCCACGGGCTTTGGGAGAACGACATGGGTAACAGTATCAGCCTGCAGCGGATCCGGGATTTTCTGCAGGATCACCCTGGCACCTCGCTCATATCCGGAATGGCTGCGGCGCGGTTATACCCGTCCGGGGCACCGCATCCCTTTTCCGCTCGGCTGCTGGAAGGCATGGACCGCGCTTACGATGCGTACAACGCAGCCTTGATGGTCCGTTCCGACGGCAGTTTTGAGGTCTACAACAAGTCCAAACTGGTGCCTGGTGTGGAGTTGATGCCCTTCGAGGAGGTGCTTGGACCGTTGAGCGATCTGGCCCTCGATCTGGGTGGCACCACGGGAAGTCTCGGCACACAGGAGGAACGCTCCGTGATCTGGAGCACCGACAAGCGTGTCGGCGTCGCGCCCACCATTTGTTACGAAAGTATCTACGGCGACCATGTGGCGGCGCATGTCCACAACGGTGCCAACCTCATCGTTGTCATGACCAACGACGGCTGGTGGGGGGATACCCCGGGCTACAAGCAGCACCTGCTCTATGGAAAGCTGCGCGCCGTGGAAACACGCCGTGATGTGGCCCGCTGCGCGAACACCGGCATCTCCTGCATCATCGATCAGCGTGGCGACATGCACCACGAAACAGCGTGGTGGGTCAAGGCTACCGTCCGTGCCTCCGTGCATACACGATCCGACCTCACCTTCTATGTGAAGCACGGGGATTACATCGGCAAGGGCGCGTACGGTGTGTCCGTGTTATTGCTGGTATTGGCCGGGGGAATGATGTTGCGGGGGCGGAGGGAAAGCTGA
- a CDS encoding PorV/PorQ family protein, translating into MAHAQDAPKYSNEFLTIGVGARSLGMGYSHVAAVNDVTAGYWNPAGLLGVRGDLQVGAMHSEYFAGIAKYDYIAIAKPIDSSSVIGVSFIRFGVDDIPNTTELIDNNGNLDYDRITSFSAADNAFLISYARKLKVPGLRFGANAKVIYRKVGPFAKAWGFGLDAGLQYDRGQWRLAAMGRDITGTFNAWSYSLDQRTQDVFAQTGNELPVNGVEVTLPRLVLGVARQFRIGSKVDLLAEVNMENTFDGKRNTLIASSTWSGDPRLGIELGYAHVVYVRAGVNNFQYVTDINDKRTLNFQPNIGVGLKIKSVALDYALTDIGDNSVALYSNVFSLRFDLFKKTGG; encoded by the coding sequence ATGGCCCATGCGCAGGACGCGCCCAAGTACAGCAACGAGTTCCTCACCATCGGCGTGGGGGCGCGTTCCTTAGGCATGGGTTATTCCCATGTCGCCGCGGTGAACGACGTCACTGCAGGCTATTGGAATCCTGCAGGCCTTCTGGGCGTGCGCGGCGATCTGCAGGTGGGCGCCATGCACAGCGAATACTTCGCGGGCATCGCCAAATACGACTATATCGCCATCGCGAAACCCATCGATTCCTCCAGTGTCATCGGGGTCTCCTTCATCCGCTTCGGTGTGGACGACATCCCCAATACCACTGAGCTGATCGACAATAACGGGAATCTCGATTACGACCGAATAACCAGCTTTTCCGCAGCGGACAATGCCTTCCTGATCAGCTACGCCCGCAAACTGAAGGTGCCCGGGCTCCGCTTCGGGGCCAACGCCAAGGTGATCTACCGGAAGGTGGGACCGTTCGCCAAGGCTTGGGGCTTCGGCCTTGACGCGGGCTTGCAGTATGATCGTGGACAGTGGCGTTTGGCGGCGATGGGCCGGGATATCACCGGCACCTTCAACGCTTGGAGCTACTCCTTGGACCAACGCACCCAGGACGTGTTCGCCCAGACCGGGAACGAGTTGCCCGTCAACGGCGTGGAAGTGACCTTGCCCCGCTTGGTGCTTGGCGTTGCCCGCCAGTTCCGTATTGGCAGTAAGGTGGACCTGCTCGCGGAGGTGAACATGGAGAACACCTTCGACGGCAAACGGAACACCTTGATCGCTTCCAGTACCTGGAGCGGTGATCCTCGCCTTGGCATCGAACTGGGCTATGCGCATGTCGTGTATGTCCGTGCCGGGGTGAACAATTTTCAATATGTCACCGACATCAACGATAAGCGGACACTGAACTTCCAGCCCAACATCGGTGTGGGACTGAAGATCAAGAGCGTGGCCCTGGACTATGCGCTCACCGACATCGGAGACAACAGCGTGGCCTTGTACTCCAACGTGTTCTCGCTGCGGTTCGACCTCTTTAAAAAAACAGGCGGGTAA
- a CDS encoding CDP-alcohol phosphatidyltransferase family protein yields the protein MSETSPMAAILQEYPPAKIIVCMLDASSNRRWPALLPEITQLRPALTRLPRLPDLLTTANLCCGVASILLSSQGQLTIACWLIFLAALFDVFDGLAARALGGGTPLGAQLDSLADMVSFGVAPSFILWTSFITQAFNPDPKFFTGFWMNSQPAWVIGLAAVVLCAASAWRLAKFNVDTRQTHGFLGLATPANGLFWVSSVLVVSGSGLTPLATGHGLKFLFSMTFASDPRIALFIALIMGFLMVSEIPLPSLKFKNKGWKGNEVIFLLIGLGIMLAVLYGILAVPLLLLLYLLSPIWGKLFPKTT from the coding sequence ATGAGCGAGACGAGCCCGATGGCCGCCATCCTCCAAGAATACCCTCCTGCTAAGATCATAGTGTGCATGTTAGACGCATCCTCTAACAGAAGGTGGCCTGCATTATTGCCCGAAATTACCCAACTTCGGCCCGCTTTGACACGCCTCCCCCGTTTGCCCGATCTGCTGACCACCGCGAACCTATGCTGCGGGGTGGCCTCCATTCTTCTCTCTTCCCAAGGACAATTGACGATCGCGTGTTGGTTGATCTTTCTCGCGGCGCTTTTCGATGTATTCGACGGGCTGGCGGCGAGAGCATTAGGCGGGGGCACGCCGCTGGGCGCTCAGCTCGATAGTTTGGCGGACATGGTGAGCTTCGGGGTGGCTCCGTCGTTCATTCTGTGGACCTCTTTCATTACACAGGCGTTCAACCCGGATCCCAAATTTTTTACCGGGTTTTGGATGAATTCCCAACCGGCCTGGGTCATAGGTTTGGCCGCTGTGGTCCTGTGTGCCGCTTCCGCATGGCGATTGGCGAAGTTCAATGTTGACACACGTCAAACCCATGGCTTTTTAGGGTTGGCCACGCCAGCTAATGGCCTTTTCTGGGTGAGTTCGGTCCTTGTGGTCTCCGGATCGGGGCTAACACCCTTAGCGACCGGACATGGGTTGAAATTCCTATTCTCCATGACCTTTGCCTCCGATCCCCGGATCGCACTTTTCATCGCATTGATCATGGGTTTTCTCATGGTTTCCGAGATCCCCCTCCCCAGCCTCAAGTTCAAGAACAAGGGCTGGAAAGGCAACGAGGTCATCTTCCTGTTGATCGGCCTTGGAATAATGCTGGCAGTGCTCTATGGCATCCTCGCCGTTCCCCTGCTGCTACTTTTGTACCTGCTCAGCCCGATCTGGGGTAAGCTCTTTCCCAAGACGACATGA
- the purS gene encoding phosphoribosylformylglycinamidine synthase subunit PurS — MKTFHASINVMPHDNLLDPQGKAVSGSMKNLELPEITGVRIGKHITLQVEAKDKKTAEAKVDQACKKLLANLVMEKYSFSVTEG; from the coding sequence ATGAAAACTTTCCACGCCTCCATCAATGTGATGCCCCACGACAATCTGCTGGACCCGCAAGGGAAGGCCGTTAGCGGCAGCATGAAGAACCTTGAACTGCCCGAGATCACCGGGGTGCGTATCGGTAAGCACATCACTTTGCAGGTGGAAGCCAAGGACAAGAAGACCGCCGAGGCCAAGGTGGACCAAGCCTGTAAGAAGCTGCTCGCCAACTTGGTGATGGAGAAATACAGCTTCTCGGTGACAGAAGGTTAG
- a CDS encoding leucine-rich repeat domain-containing protein gives MRNFLLLLFLLLFGHAVQAQLLSQTALDTVRTFRSIQRALQDPDNVYRLDLSHKKLKVVPEEIRQLKNLNALDLGRNKLKDLPGWMNELRYMQEFSAGRNKFTKIPNSICQWKHLKRLDLHQNHIEGLPVCLGSLSELFSLDLWSNDLGEFPDEISDMKALRFMDLRVIQFSQGEMDRITALLPSVKIYFSQPCDCGK, from the coding sequence ATGCGCAACTTCCTGCTCCTCCTTTTCCTGTTGCTTTTTGGTCATGCGGTGCAAGCCCAATTGCTTTCCCAGACCGCGCTGGACACCGTTCGCACATTCCGCAGTATCCAACGCGCACTGCAAGATCCTGACAATGTCTACCGCCTCGACCTTTCCCACAAAAAGCTGAAGGTGGTGCCCGAGGAGATCCGCCAGCTGAAGAACCTCAATGCCCTCGACCTTGGACGCAACAAGTTGAAGGACCTGCCCGGCTGGATGAACGAACTGCGGTACATGCAGGAGTTCAGTGCCGGGCGCAACAAGTTCACCAAGATCCCCAACAGTATTTGCCAGTGGAAACACCTCAAGCGGCTGGACCTCCACCAAAATCACATCGAAGGACTGCCCGTCTGCTTGGGTAGCCTTAGCGAATTATTCTCATTGGACCTCTGGAGCAACGACCTCGGTGAGTTCCCGGACGAGATCAGCGATATGAAAGCTCTGCGCTTCATGGATCTGCGGGTTATCCAATTCTCACAAGGTGAGATGGACCGGATCACCGCTCTTCTGCCTTCAGTGAAGATCTACTTCTCCCAGCCGTGCGACTGTGGGAAGTGA
- a CDS encoding bifunctional riboflavin kinase/FAD synthetase, with protein sequence MKIHTDFAAFQGVKRPVLTTGTFDGVHLGHQVILDRLQAVAEREGGESVLFTFHPHPRMVLYPFDNDLRLLNTPAEKQQLLEKAGLDHLLVVPFSRSFSRMHALEYVRDLLVDQLRIHAVVIGYDHRFGRNREGDIGLLRQLGEAYDFMVEEIPPQEIDHVKVSSTKIREALLAGDVALANTLLGYPYMISGVVVKGKQLGRTIGWPTANIGGIDPYKLVPGNGVYAVTATTGHGEFKGMMNIGVRPTVEEHGERTVEAHLFGLDRDIYGEAITVRLHHMLRDELRFGSMEAMKVRIAQDKVDALRVLGDI encoded by the coding sequence ATGAAGATCCACACCGACTTTGCGGCTTTCCAAGGGGTGAAGCGCCCTGTGCTCACCACGGGTACTTTCGACGGGGTCCATCTCGGCCATCAGGTGATCCTGGACCGCCTGCAAGCGGTTGCAGAGCGTGAAGGTGGAGAGAGCGTCCTGTTCACTTTCCACCCGCACCCGCGGATGGTGCTCTACCCCTTTGACAACGATCTACGTCTGCTGAACACCCCGGCCGAAAAGCAACAACTGCTCGAAAAAGCAGGTTTGGACCATCTTCTTGTGGTGCCCTTTTCCCGCTCGTTCAGCCGCATGCATGCCTTGGAATATGTGCGGGACCTCTTGGTGGACCAGCTCCGCATCCACGCGGTAGTGATCGGCTACGACCATCGTTTCGGGCGGAACCGCGAAGGCGATATCGGCCTCCTGCGCCAGCTCGGCGAGGCTTATGACTTTATGGTGGAAGAGATCCCGCCGCAGGAGATCGACCACGTGAAGGTGAGCAGCACGAAGATCCGCGAGGCCCTGCTGGCGGGCGATGTGGCCCTGGCAAACACATTACTTGGCTATCCCTACATGATCAGCGGCGTTGTAGTGAAGGGAAAGCAGCTCGGGCGCACCATCGGATGGCCCACGGCCAACATCGGCGGGATCGACCCCTATAAGCTCGTTCCCGGCAATGGCGTCTATGCTGTCACCGCCACCACCGGTCATGGCGAATTCAAGGGCATGATGAACATCGGCGTACGCCCCACCGTGGAGGAGCACGGGGAACGCACCGTGGAGGCCCATCTCTTCGGCCTGGACCGGGACATATATGGTGAGGCCATCACCGTGCGTTTGCACCATATGTTGCGGGATGAACTGCGCTTCGGGAGCATGGAAGCCATGAAAGTCCGGATCGCACAGGATAAAGTGGACGCACTGCGCGTTCTTGGAGATATTTGA
- a CDS encoding F0F1 ATP synthase subunit beta, translating into MSQHIGKVVQVIGPVVDVRFESGKDLPNIYDALHVTRADGSILVLEVQQLTGEDTVRTVSMESTDGLARGTEAIGQGKPITMPTGDGIKGRLFNVVGLPIDGMKQVTGSKGASIHREAPKFEELTTSAEILFTGIKVIDLIEPYSKGGKIGLFGGAGVGKTVLIQELINNIAKGHSGYSVFAGVGERTREGNDLLREMIESGIVNYGKAFAESMEKGGWDLEKVDMDALKTSQATFVFGQMNEPPGARARVALSGLTLAEYFRDGDEESGGRDILFFVDNIFRFTQAGSEVSALLGRMPSAVGYQPTLATEMGAMQERITSTKRGSITSVQAVYVPADDLTDPAPATTFAHLDATTVLSRKIAELGIYPSVDPLDSTSRILTPAIVGDVHYDCAQRVKAILQRYKELQDIIAILGLDELSEEDRLVVSRARRVQRFLSQPFFVAEQFTGLPGVMVSIEDTIKGFTMIMDGEMDEYPEAAFNLKGSIEDVIEAGKKMLAQVA; encoded by the coding sequence ATGTCCCAGCACATCGGTAAAGTGGTCCAAGTGATCGGTCCCGTGGTCGACGTCCGTTTCGAGTCCGGAAAGGACCTTCCCAACATCTATGACGCCTTGCACGTGACCCGCGCGGACGGCTCCATTCTGGTTCTGGAAGTGCAACAGCTCACCGGTGAGGACACGGTGCGCACGGTGAGCATGGAAAGCACCGACGGTCTGGCCCGCGGGACTGAAGCGATCGGACAAGGCAAGCCCATCACCATGCCCACGGGCGATGGTATCAAGGGGCGCCTCTTCAACGTGGTTGGCCTGCCCATCGACGGGATGAAGCAGGTGACCGGCAGCAAGGGCGCCTCCATCCACCGGGAAGCACCGAAGTTCGAAGAACTCACCACCAGCGCGGAGATCCTGTTCACCGGCATCAAGGTGATCGACCTCATCGAGCCTTACTCCAAGGGCGGTAAGATCGGCCTGTTCGGCGGTGCCGGCGTGGGCAAGACCGTGCTGATCCAGGAACTGATCAACAACATCGCCAAGGGCCACAGCGGTTACAGCGTGTTCGCCGGTGTAGGCGAGCGCACCCGTGAAGGGAACGACCTGCTCCGCGAAATGATCGAGAGCGGCATCGTGAATTATGGCAAGGCCTTCGCCGAGAGCATGGAGAAAGGTGGCTGGGACCTGGAAAAGGTGGACATGGACGCCCTGAAGACCTCACAGGCCACATTCGTGTTCGGCCAGATGAACGAGCCCCCCGGAGCACGTGCACGCGTGGCACTGAGCGGACTCACTTTGGCTGAATACTTCCGCGACGGTGATGAGGAGAGCGGCGGACGCGACATCCTCTTCTTCGTGGACAACATCTTCCGCTTCACCCAGGCCGGTTCCGAGGTGAGCGCACTACTGGGCCGCATGCCCAGCGCCGTGGGTTACCAACCTACGTTGGCCACCGAGATGGGCGCCATGCAAGAGCGCATCACCTCCACCAAGCGCGGTTCCATCACCTCCGTACAGGCGGTGTACGTACCTGCAGATGACTTGACCGATCCTGCTCCCGCGACCACCTTCGCGCACTTGGACGCCACCACGGTGTTGAGCCGGAAGATCGCCGAGCTCGGCATCTATCCTTCCGTGGACCCGCTGGATTCCACCAGCCGCATCCTCACGCCGGCCATCGTGGGCGATGTACACTACGACTGCGCCCAGCGCGTGAAGGCGATCCTCCAGCGCTACAAGGAACTACAGGACATCATCGCCATTCTCGGATTGGATGAATTGAGCGAAGAGGACAGACTGGTCGTGAGCCGCGCCCGCCGCGTGCAGCGCTTCCTCAGCCAACCCTTCTTCGTGGCCGAGCAGTTCACCGGCCTCCCCGGCGTGATGGTCTCCATCGAGGACACCATCAAGGGCTTCACCATGATCATGGACGGCGAGATGGATGAGTACCCGGAAGCCGCGTTCAACCTGAAAGGCAGCATCGAGGACGTGATCGAGGCGGGCAAGAAGATGCTCGCACAGGTAGCTTGA
- the atpC gene encoding ATP synthase F1 subunit epsilon, which translates to MDLQIITPDTELFNGQAKRVNVPGVDGSMGFLDNHAPLITVLKAGDVKVTLPDNKVETFMLKGGVVEVSHNKVIVLAE; encoded by the coding sequence ATGGACCTCCAGATCATCACCCCGGACACCGAGCTTTTCAACGGTCAGGCTAAGCGCGTGAACGTTCCCGGCGTGGACGGCAGCATGGGCTTTTTGGACAACCATGCCCCGCTGATCACCGTGCTCAAGGCAGGTGACGTGAAGGTGACCTTGCCGGACAACAAAGTGGAGACTTTCATGCTGAAAGGCGGCGTTGTGGAAGTGAGCCATAACAAAGTGATCGTACTGGCGGAGTAA
- a CDS encoding DUF4139 domain-containing protein, whose protein sequence is MQLSRLSAFFLPLLIATATCAAEGEKPITSTVTAAKVFLRGAQVERTAKATVASGSGTIVFTGLAQGLDPQSIQVTGKGAYSILSVAHRINYLTESPNKKEVEDLQARIKAKEHDTNAENNAKAVWDQEEQLLLKNTAIAGQQSGVAAGQLQAVNDYVRERLKAIKAGQLAQTEKLATLNEDLTKLRQQLQQLQGQAARPTSEVVLEVEADAATPAIFTITYFVGNASWTPAYDLRATGTNKPIELAMKAQVVNNTGEDWDKVGLSLSSGNPTLRGVMPQLYPWTLISQPQQLIGRYAQDREAQMGDARAPSQKAMAESITMDAITQVPNTVLQRTTTMEFSIDAPFSIPSDGVVHSVSVQNQTIPASYKHYSTPKLDRDAFLYARTTGWEDLNLLPGEANIFFEGTYVGKSFLDLDQPHDTLDISLGRDKGVTVERVKRKTTNEKALIGSKRTVSVGWDITVRNTKSVPVELELRDQYPLSPRSEIEVKLDEKGGADVNDQTGMLIWKLTVTPKETKKIGFGYTVKYPKDIPVEVE, encoded by the coding sequence ATGCAATTGAGCCGCCTTTCCGCCTTTTTTCTGCCCTTGCTTATTGCCACTGCCACCTGTGCTGCAGAGGGGGAAAAACCTATCACCAGCACCGTCACCGCCGCGAAGGTCTTCCTTCGGGGGGCGCAAGTTGAACGCACGGCCAAAGCCACCGTTGCCTCGGGCAGTGGCACCATCGTTTTCACCGGCCTCGCGCAAGGGCTGGATCCGCAGAGCATCCAAGTGACGGGCAAGGGCGCGTACAGCATCCTCTCCGTGGCACACCGGATCAACTACCTCACGGAAAGCCCGAACAAGAAAGAGGTAGAGGACCTTCAAGCGCGCATCAAGGCGAAGGAGCATGACACCAATGCGGAGAACAACGCCAAGGCCGTTTGGGACCAGGAGGAACAACTCCTGCTGAAGAACACCGCCATCGCAGGGCAGCAGAGCGGCGTGGCGGCAGGCCAGCTCCAAGCGGTGAACGACTATGTGCGCGAGCGCCTGAAAGCCATCAAGGCCGGACAGCTGGCGCAGACCGAAAAGTTGGCCACCTTGAACGAAGACCTCACGAAACTGCGGCAGCAGCTGCAACAATTGCAGGGTCAGGCTGCGCGGCCCACAAGCGAGGTGGTGCTGGAAGTGGAGGCCGATGCGGCCACCCCGGCGATCTTCACCATCACATATTTCGTCGGCAACGCTTCCTGGACCCCGGCCTATGACCTGCGCGCCACCGGCACCAACAAGCCCATCGAGCTGGCCATGAAGGCACAGGTGGTGAACAACACCGGCGAGGATTGGGACAAGGTGGGCCTTTCGCTGAGCAGCGGCAACCCGACGCTGCGCGGGGTGATGCCGCAGCTTTATCCGTGGACCTTGATCTCACAACCTCAACAACTTATTGGTCGATACGCACAGGACAGGGAGGCCCAGATGGGCGATGCCAGAGCACCGAGCCAGAAGGCCATGGCAGAGAGCATCACCATGGACGCCATCACACAGGTGCCGAACACCGTCCTCCAGCGCACTACCACCATGGAGTTCAGCATTGACGCGCCCTTCAGCATCCCTTCGGACGGCGTGGTACACAGTGTGAGCGTACAGAACCAGACGATCCCTGCCAGCTATAAGCACTACAGCACCCCGAAACTGGACCGCGATGCCTTCCTCTATGCCCGCACCACCGGCTGGGAGGACCTGAACCTGTTGCCGGGTGAGGCGAACATCTTCTTCGAGGGTACTTATGTGGGCAAGAGCTTCCTGGACCTGGACCAGCCGCACGATACGCTGGACATCTCATTAGGCCGCGACAAGGGTGTTACCGTGGAACGTGTGAAGCGTAAGACCACGAACGAAAAAGCGCTGATCGGCAGCAAACGCACCGTGTCGGTAGGCTGGGACATCACCGTGCGGAACACGAAGAGCGTGCCCGTGGAGTTGGAGCTTCGCGACCAATACCCGCTCAGCCCACGTAGCGAGATCGAAGTGAAGCTGGATGAAAAAGGCGGTGCGGACGTGAACGACCAGA